The nucleotide window catggtggcgcctgcccgtagtcccagctactcgggaggctgaggcaggagaagtacttgaacctaggaggtggagtgagctgagattacgctgctgcactccagcctgggagacagagcgagactctgtctcaaaaaacaacaacaacaacaaattatttCTTCCCTATTTTCCACAGCTGCCTATGGTGATCAATAACCAGTAAATACTGAATAAATCTTACTGATAACCTGGGTCTGAGAGACTGGAATGAGAAATGAAAGATCAAGCATATGAAAATACTTCACATGTGTCCAGCTTGTAAAATTCCATTCCATGTCTGTTCTGCATATAATCTCCAGGTATCACTGGACAGGCAATGGCTCCACGGTCCCGGCGACGAAGGCACAAGAAACCTCCCTCATCAGTGGCTCCCATCATCATGGCCCCAACCACAATTGTGACCCCTGTGCCTCTGACCCCCTCAAAACCTGGCCCTAGCATTGACACACTTGGCTTCTTCTCCTTGGATGATAATGTTCCTGGCCTATCGCAGCTGATCCTTCAAAAGCTGAACATGAAAAGCTATGAAGAATATAAGTGAGTGACCAGCTCTATGGAAAAGGGATATATTGTCTCTGGTAGAAGTAAATTTCAGAAGGTGGAGAGGGAGTACAGTTTGGGGAATATGGAGTATTTGCAATAAGAGATTTTCTCATCCTGACTTTTGCCAGTTACTGTATtactataaaagaagaaatattcacTTAAGTGAAAAATGATGGCAGTGGGAGACGTAGGAGTAAGTGGAAATATGTAGGAGACAAGATGAGGGGCATGAGAgattttggagatattcctttccccattgtcaTTCCTTCTCCATGCTGTCTCTGCAGGTTGGTGGTAGATGGGGGTACCCCTCTATCAGGCTTTGGATTTCGATGTCCTCAAGAAATGTTCCAGAGGATGGAAGACACATTTCGATTCTGTGCTCACTGTAGAGCACTCCCTAGTGGGCTTTCAGACTCCAAGGTTCTCCGGCACTGTAAGAGGTGACTCGTTGGGGGCTAATAGGGAGACATTCAGAAATGATCCTGTACTAGCCGggcatgatgactcatgcctgtaatcccagcactttgggaggccgaggcaggtggatcacatgaggccaacctggccaacacggcaaaaccttgtctctactaaaaatacaaaaattagcctggtgtggtggcacacacctgtagtctcagctactcgagaggctgaggtgggagaattgcttgaacccaggaggcagaggttacaatgagccgagattgcacactgcactccagcctggatgacacagcgagactctgtctcaaaaagaaaaaaaaaaaaagaaatgaccttGTACTACAACCTCATTCCAAGAGGAAAGATctgaaagttttcaaaataacCTAAGACTTAGGTCCTcattttttgtcacccaggctacagagATTAGAACAGTGTTCTAATCCTGCTTATTTCTGGTGTTATTGGGAAGTGAGACAAGAAACCACGatacaattctctctctctctctcgagtACTTGAGTAAGACTACATTTGTtctggggaggtgggggttgaACCATACCTGTTAGGAGAGGACAGCTGCAAACTCGTGGTGTTTTTTCTAAAAGTGATATAAAAAGTGAGTTGTTCCAGATAGAGAGTAAGGTATCACTCTGTCTGGCAGAATAATTATATTCCCAATCCCTCCTGCCTTGTCTGTCAAATGTAGTCCCCAAAATTGGTGCATCAGCTGTCATTCCTCTCCCTACCTTCCTTACCCATTCACCATCCTAGGTGCAGGAATATCAGTTCCTTTCTTCAGATAACCCCAATCACATTTATAGTATAAGAActatttctctctcattctctcaggTGCAGAAATGTCTATTACTGTGGTCCAGAGTGCCAGAGGTCAGACTGGCCTGCACACAAGAGGGTTTGTCAAGAGCTTCGTCTTGTGGCTGTGGACCGTCTCATGGAATGGCTTCTGGTCACAGGTGGAGTGGTGGTGTTGAGGATCTCTGCCATAATGGTCATAGTTGATTGCATTTAAAGGAAGATACAAAATCATATTGTTATGAAAAAATGAGGAAGTGGGGCAAAGGATGGGGCAGCCCTGTGCACAGGTTGGCAGAGTGAACATGGAGGGAATATTGATCATTAGTGAGGGGGAAATTTTGAAGCCAGAAAAGCATTAGGTtacttcttatttcttctttcctacaGGTGATTTTGTCCTACCCTCAGGACCTTGGCCATGGCCACCTGAAGCTGTACAGGACTGGGACTCCTGGTTTTCTATGAAGGGGTTACACCTAGATGCTACATTGGATGCTGTGCTAGTTAGTCATGCCGTGACCACCTTATGGGCCAGTGTAGGACGGCCAAGGCCAGACCCGGATGTCCTGCAGGGATCTTTGAAGCGGCTGCTGACAGATGTCCTGTCACGGCCCTTGACTATAGGTCTAGGACTTCGGGCCTTGGGGATAGATGTTAGGAGGATTGGGGGAAGCACAGTGCATGTGATTGGTGCTTCCCATGTGGAGACATTTCTTACTCGCCCAGGGGACTATGATGAGCTTGGTTACATGTTTCCTGGGCACCTTGGACTCCGTGTGGTCATGGTGGGTGTAGACGTAGCTACTGGCTTTTCACAGAGCACCTCAACTTCACCCCTGGAACCTGGCACAATTCAGCTTAGTGCCCACAGGGGCCTCTACCATGACTTCTGGGAGGAGCAAGTAGAGACCGGGCAGACACACCA belongs to Symphalangus syndactylus isolate Jambi chromosome 4, NHGRI_mSymSyn1-v2.1_pri, whole genome shotgun sequence and includes:
- the MSS51 gene encoding putative protein MSS51 homolog, mitochondrial, which encodes MAPRSRRRRHKKPPSSVAPIIMAPTTIVTPVPLTPSKPGPSIDTLGFFSLDDNVPGLSQLILQKLNMKSYEEYKLVVDGGTPLSGFGFRCPQEMFQRMEDTFRFCAHCRALPSGLSDSKVLRHCKRCRNVYYCGPECQRSDWPAHKRVCQELRLVAVDRLMEWLLVTGDFVLPSGPWPWPPEAVQDWDSWFSMKGLHLDATLDAVLVSHAVTTLWASVGRPRPDPDVLQGSLKRLLTDVLSRPLTIGLGLRALGIDVRRIGGSTVHVIGASHVETFLTRPGDYDELGYMFPGHLGLRVVMVGVDVATGFSQSTSTSPLEPGTIQLSAHRGLYHDFWEEQVETGQTHHPDLVAAFHPGFHSSPDLMEAWLPTLLLLRDYKIPTLITVYSHQELVSSLQILVELDTHITAFGANPFMSLKPEQVYSNPNKQPVYCSAYYIMFLGSSCQLDNRQLEEKVDGGI